A window of the Haloterrigena turkmenica DSM 5511 genome harbors these coding sequences:
- a CDS encoding HalOD1 output domain-containing protein yields the protein MRDPSDGSSPEMDSLTLDIVVAVAAAQDEEIEDLPPLAHRFDPVALERFVESSTIPTSIVVEVYGCVVEIDSNGNVAATDATT from the coding sequence ATGAGGGATCCTTCAGACGGATCATCACCAGAAATGGATAGTCTTACGCTTGATATCGTTGTAGCGGTTGCAGCCGCTCAGGATGAGGAGATTGAAGACCTTCCGCCGTTAGCACACCGTTTTGATCCGGTTGCCTTGGAACGTTTTGTTGAGAGTTCGACCATACCAACGTCCATTGTAGTTGAAGTGTACGGATGTGTCGTCGAAATTGATTCCAACGGTAACGTTGCAGCAACAGATGCCACCACCTGA
- a CDS encoding response regulator — MAEPKYVGEILLIENSPGDVRLTKEMFKEAGFYGTYSVATDGDEALDFLYQRDSYVDAPHPDIIFLDWHFPRKSGEEILTKLNNDERLKQIPVIVLTGTGPELHDLQSDDLGADGYVLKPLEPDDLIRIVQEFSLEQALE, encoded by the coding sequence GTGGCCGAACCTAAGTATGTGGGCGAAATTCTTTTAATTGAGAATAGTCCAGGGGATGTGCGTCTCACAAAGGAGATGTTTAAGGAAGCCGGATTTTATGGCACCTATTCTGTTGCTACTGATGGTGACGAGGCATTAGACTTCCTCTATCAACGTGACAGCTATGTTGATGCACCTCACCCGGACATTATCTTTCTTGATTGGCACTTTCCTCGGAAGAGCGGGGAAGAGATACTAACAAAGCTAAATAATGACGAACGTCTAAAACAAATCCCAGTAATTGTTCTGACGGGGACAGGACCAGAGCTACATGATCTACAATCGGATGATCTCGGAGCAGATGGCTATGTCTTGAAACCACTTGAACCGGACGATCTTATCAGAATTGTTCAAGAGTTTTCTTTGGAACAAGCTCTTGAATAA
- a CDS encoding response regulator → MNNRPQPPDEAQILLVEDNPGDVRLLEEAFHDGQINNQLHTVTDGQAALDFIHRRDEYEDAPRPDAILLDLNLPRVDGEDVLHEIKHHPELKDVPLIILSGMDGDIVESRDLDHDADEDAVIEKPVDPDEFLGVIREFDGFKLSVVRTGQ, encoded by the coding sequence ATGAACAACCGCCCTCAACCTCCAGATGAGGCGCAAATATTACTGGTCGAAGACAATCCCGGGGATGTGCGTCTCCTTGAAGAAGCCTTCCATGACGGTCAGATCAACAACCAACTCCATACTGTCACTGATGGCCAAGCAGCACTAGACTTCATTCACCGCAGAGACGAATACGAGGATGCGCCTCGTCCAGATGCCATCTTATTAGACCTCAACTTACCACGTGTGGATGGAGAAGATGTTCTTCACGAAATCAAACACCACCCAGAGCTGAAAGATGTTCCCCTCATTATTCTGTCTGGTATGGACGGAGATATCGTTGAATCACGCGACCTTGACCATGATGCAGACGAGGATGCAGTCATCGAAAAACCGGTCGACCCCGACGAGTTTCTTGGCGTGATACGGGAGTTCGACGGCTTCAAACTGTCCGTCGTTCGTACTGGTCAGTAA
- a CDS encoding TackOD1 domain-containing metal-binding protein encodes MVSPGELRIIDELIPNGEYKPEISAEGTVSYPNVTQLLDDVDDDPADVLEHFATRGVLANEFVSKVYVCPECTTEGLQYTTVCSACGSAHAIETTVLEHVCGYAGPETEFDAADGYRCPDCEMDLESSDVDETDRYVCEECSEIFDIPDERLWCRECFSLFPPVDAIERVLYRYRLTADGEQWLDRQKDARQTIAEVLADRRFETEIDATVTDDGASRSVHVLAEDDLLDERRIVSIHETPDEERIDAFCAFANSIDAHPVVVTTSGAVEEGVAARADGSELTLLAYRENGAIETSYETVESADTHRQGFFQRLTAALEVPGKGQ; translated from the coding sequence ATGGTTTCACCAGGGGAGCTTCGAATTATCGACGAGTTGATACCAAATGGGGAGTACAAGCCCGAAATTTCTGCCGAGGGAACCGTCAGCTACCCGAACGTAACGCAACTCCTCGACGATGTCGACGATGACCCGGCTGACGTCCTCGAGCACTTCGCTACCCGAGGCGTGTTGGCGAACGAGTTCGTCTCGAAGGTGTACGTCTGTCCAGAGTGTACTACCGAAGGCCTGCAGTACACCACCGTCTGTTCGGCATGTGGGAGCGCACACGCCATCGAGACAACCGTCCTCGAACACGTCTGCGGATACGCCGGTCCCGAAACGGAGTTCGACGCCGCGGATGGGTACCGCTGTCCGGACTGCGAGATGGATCTCGAATCCTCCGACGTAGACGAGACGGACCGTTATGTTTGCGAGGAGTGTTCGGAGATCTTCGATATCCCCGACGAACGCCTCTGGTGTCGCGAGTGTTTCTCGCTGTTCCCGCCGGTGGACGCGATCGAGCGAGTACTGTATCGATACCGTCTCACAGCTGACGGTGAGCAGTGGCTCGATCGCCAAAAAGACGCCCGGCAGACAATCGCCGAGGTGTTAGCGGACCGCCGTTTCGAGACGGAAATCGATGCGACCGTCACTGACGACGGAGCGTCTCGATCGGTCCACGTCCTCGCCGAGGACGATCTACTGGACGAGCGGCGGATCGTGAGCATCCACGAGACGCCCGATGAAGAACGCATCGACGCGTTCTGCGCCTTCGCGAACTCGATCGATGCGCATCCAGTCGTCGTTACGACCTCGGGAGCCGTCGAGGAGGGCGTCGCGGCACGTGCTGACGGCTCCGAACTAACGCTGCTCGCTTACCGAGAGAACGGTGCAATCGAGACCAGCTACGAGACCGTCGAGAGCGCCGACACCCACCGGCAAGGATTCTTCCAGCGACTCACCGCTGCCCTCGAAGTTCCCGGGAAGGGACAGTGA